CACAAAAGTTTCTCACATTTTGAAGTCTTCCATTCTGCACTTTAGGCTGTGATCTGTAGCTCTTTGCTATTACAGTATCCTGTTTTTAACACATTCAACAATAAAGTTTGGCTctgagggaaaaaaaattcatcaaatAAATCAATCTTACACACCAAAAATCAATACAACATCTTTAAAATTGTGCCAAAATTATTAAAGCTGTTGAAGTGAATAGCCATAACTGTAATCACAATTTTCAGGAATGTTTGTTAATGATAAGCTTCATTGCGTCCCGTGGAAAGCAGTCTAAGCTTGGCAGCGAAAACTGGTGTGACGAGAATGTGAACTGTCTCTACAAAatggaaatgaggttctggTCTGGTTTTTGTTAATTTGATCTGATTAGTCAAAATTCGCGTAAAGAGTCAGTTACGCTTTGTGTTGTGTTATTGCCCTTTTTCAACAAAGCACTCACTCTGCACACTATTCCATAATATTCCATGATAAATTTCACACTGGTCTTCCATTGTAATAAAATGATAACCCCCCTTACAAAACTTACAGATTTCTTCTGTTTACTTTTGTCAATGCAGCTTCTCGTCAAACAAACTTAGCAAAATCGAGAAGGAGAGCTAAAGCTGACTGAATTTGCAGTTGGATGAAGATCTGAGTTGTTGTAAATACATATTGCATTCTTTTCTTGGAACTCGAGTAAGTGAAAAGAACAGGAGTGTTTTTGAGTTAACTATTTCTCGATCACAATACTTGCATGAATTCAGCATTATACGGTTCAACTTCTTCAACAACGCTCAGCACTTTCTTTGACAAGAAGAGGCAGAGTGGCTAAGGGATTAGGTCTGGAGTTCCTTGGTTTTAGTGCGCACAACTTCTCGACTGCTTCCTGTTGGATTTGTTTATCTGTTTATTGTTCCTGAGAAGCCTTTGGGGGACTGGTTGATGAAGGACAATAAAATAATAGAtaagtttattttcatgaaaccgcTACTTCCATGAATCATGATTgatgtaaagtaaagtggtgaaTAAGAGAAGCATGGAAGTGTTGACAAGTTGGCTTGGTGATGATTGACACTTTGTAACTAAGAGGACATTCTTCCAAAGATCAACCATAACATCTCTAATGAAGTTGTACATGGTTGCTTTTGCTGTGCATGTTTTCTTGCACAAGCATAACTTTCCATATTTCAATTCtgtgaaaagcaaaacaaaaaaaacacggGCAAGCTGGATGGCCAACAATTGCGCAACATCACCAGTACCCAATTTGCTCTATCCAATATCCATTGTGGCAGCAGCAGAAATTTTGAACTACAATCTTAAACAAAACTAatattgggaaaatgtgacaTGCCTCTATAAAATGCTCATTCCCTAATTTGTCTGTGATAAAAGTTTAAATTCTTCCAACTTCCTCTCCCCCTGCCCCTAAACCAATGTTGGTTTAGCAATGGCCAAAGGTTTGCACAGTATTTTTCagcacattatcaacattggtagtGGGGAGAGGGGGGACCAATAGACTGTTTTTGGGAGTTCATGTCAAATAGGCGTTAATcaaatggcagccatgttgagtcctgatggattgaaaacttttgttttgcaaacTGAAACTTGTTCTCAAACATTTCAACTTGACGCTCAGGGGCGAAATATATTGTCTATGGCCGATATGGCCGCTGTGCGTGTAAAGACCATGATGTTTTAAGTtcgaatttttcccaagagttttgtctaAGATTGTGGCATCCAAGGGGGGCGTTTGGAAGAGGAAAAGTTATTTCACTAGTTAACGCATTATTCGTTCACTTGGAACATTTTAGGCTACATTTCTCCACCAAGAAAAACAGAATTTTTCATGCATGTAGGCTATCCAATCATGCTAAAGATGGCTTTTCTTTATGTCTGATTTGCGtgtttacaaaataatttaataattaaaagtaGTTACATTTGTTGGTATTACTTTTGGAAAGTCAGTGTTCCCTCCCTTATCAGCACTTAAATGAATTACCGGCAATCAAGAATTGTGACTAAAAAGTAAATTGACCCTTTGTTCACAATGGTTTTATTCAGAACTTTACTCATTTTATCACTGTTACAAACTCTCAATGCTTACTCGAGTATTCCAAAacaatttcctttaattttaagAATATGTGGTAAGTTCCTCACCATTGAAAGGTGTTAAATTTCTCAAATATATACGTGTAAGTCATTGTCACTAGGTGATGAATAATTGTactcctcttttttcttacaatgtATTACTATACTTACTATTCATTATCAATCTATGGCATTGCAAACAAAAAGAATTTCAATGACTGTTAGATAAAAGaattctgaaggaaaaaaagtctGGAATAAAAGAAATTCTGGAATAATTACCCTATAATTTTTGAAAGAAGCACCAAATTAGTAATCAGAAAGTCCAGAGTTTGTctccaatagcccactttcgatataattattaaaattcagtcctaaacaaaaggcatcttctttaggctctgggaaataaataCAAGGATtggtatgagtttattccctaGAGTCTTGAGGATGCCTTTTGTGAaggatttatttttaatattattgaaaGCACGCGATTAAAAGCACTCATTCTTATTTTCCTGGGAGCTTCAAGCGTGCAAGTGAAATTTTTTTCCACCTTTTTGAAAACATGGAAATACCAAGGATTTGTTTTTATCTCTTTAACTGGCACAAGACAAATTTTATAAATAATATTACAGTTACAGCATAATTGTTATAGTTAGAAACCATAAAACCCTGTGCAAATGGCTCTAAGTGTCCTGTTTAGAGGCAAAAGAAAAGGCTGTCATGCTTATATGTGGGTGTTGCAAAAACAAGACACTTGTTTTGAATCTAATTTTGCATAGCTTACAGTAGTTTCAGGAAGTACTGACAGCTGACAAAAAGTGTCAGCTTTTTCACCTCTTTCAAACATtgaattaaaactaattttgacaatgacaacataAAGTCCGCGGTTTCTACATGGGCTTCCTTGTCATTACCACCTTAAACATTTGTAGTCTATCGTCCTTAAGTTATTAGAAATTTCTAGTGTATtgtgttttttctctcttttcttttaatatgtGGTTACCGGTAATggcaaataaaatgaatgaatgaataaataaatgaaacatgatcatcaatttttcttttgaaatgagacgttttttagcattttttaaaCATGGCAGGCTCAGACatagtctccctcgcagcctTTTTTTTGCATGTCACGCAACTTTTTGggggaacgttgcgtgacatccaaaaaacggctgggAGGGAGACTAGCCCAGACACCGCTAGAGAAAGGTGCCGTTGGGACCCTTGGTGATGCACATTGTTAATTTACTTTTCAAAACTTATCCCTTGTTTACCAAACGTATTTTGTGCATTAATCATGCTTATACCATAAGATATCACCGACATTATCGACATAGCGACAATATTTCTGAGTTAACCAAAAGGACTTGAAAATTGAAGTAGTCTCTTTATAATAATATTCACCTAAGACTTTTTTTACATGCTCAGTAGCTTCCACTGCATGATAATGAGGCATGTATGAAAAAAGGTGGTGGGCTATATGGGTATCTCCAATGTGGTGAAACACGTGGTTCAAGATGCCATAATCCCGGTCGATTGTGCAAAGAGCTCCTTTCAACCAGTTCCACTCTTTTCCTCTATAATGAGGAACTGCCGCATCAGAATGCTGCAAATCGGTGATGAAGACCAGCCAGAAGTTGACAATGAGATACGGGATGATATAGACTTTCAGTAGCCACATAAAGGAGTTGAGATACGCCATGTAACCTAGGACACCCATCCAGGCGACCAAAGCAATGTCACTGATGACGACGTCTCTATAGTCCCTGCCACTGAAGATGGGACTGTTGGGATTAAAGTGATCGGTGTGTGTGTGATACTTCCTTCCCGTAACATGCAACAACAAATAACCTGGCCATCCCAGCAGTGACACTTTCAACAGGTTTAGAATGTTGCTGGTTGAAGAGAGGGCAGCAACACTTGCTTCACCGAACTCTGCTTTGGTACTGGGGACAAAGACTTCGTCATGGTCCATATCATTTGTGCTCCGATGGTGCTTTGCGTGACTTATTCTCCACGAATGATAAGGCACAAGGAGTGCCGAGTGTAACACAAGCCCGGTAATGTCATTAATAGTCTTGCTATCTGAAAAAGCGTAATGCCCACACTCATGCGCCAAAACCCAAACACCGGTGCAGACACAACCTTGACACACCCAATACAGCGGCCACAGCACATAACTGGCCCATGATGGCAAGTAAGGGTGATCGAAATGTCCTGTACACCAATAAAACAGCCAAGCCAAGCTTACGTCCCAGGCGACGTACGAAAAAGATCTCAACGTTGAGCGCTCAAAACATTGAGGTGGAACGACAGCTTTTAAATCTTTCAACGTGAACGGCGGTTCGCCGGTCGGCCGCGGTTTCTTGTTTAGTGTCTCGTAGCTCGCCGGCATTTTAAACCGAGCCGGCTTTCAACATTAAAATGGCTGGATACAGACACTGTTGAAATTGGTTGGCGTTTTCGAGCGTAAAATACAGGAAAACAGTCGCGATTTTAAGTAACCCTTAAGCTACCAGTACAAAGGATGTCAGGTGGCTGTCGTCTGCGTTGATTTCATGTTAATAATACGTCAACCAATGAAAGTGATTGATTCTCCGCGTGTTTGGGAAGGTCGCGTGATTGAAGGTCGTTCAAGGTGAATCGCAGGATCCTCGTCGCAAACCGGTCGCAAACACTAAAAATGTTTTGTCGTTACCAAAGAGGATTCACAGATCTTGGAACTTCTTTCACCCTTTACGCGATGAATAAAGAATCTCAACTGCGTCCTGCAAGCAGAATTATAAACAATGGTTACAATGAATATTGATTAATTCAAGGCGCCGGTTTTGCATGCATTTCTCGATGCATGTCGTTTAATATATATTCGAGAATTGAAACGAGATAGGATTTCGCGTAGGGAGGTGTTTCAAGAGAGTACTTAACTTCTGATAAGTAGCTCAAGACATTGCTCTTTCGTCACTGAACACGTGCGCGAATTGGTAACAGTTAGGGATTTCATCTATTGGTTTTAAAAGTGTACTTATTATGTACTATGAAAAATTAATTCTTAAATGCTTCGGGCACATTGGGAAACGGCTTTCTCCCAAAACAAAATACAGCGATTTGATATTTAAGATATTCAGGGGACCATTTCTCCATATCAGTGATTTGATAACGATTTGTTTCGGTTTCTCATCCCGATGGTCAAAGAGATTTTCCGCATTGTGTAGCACTGTTTCGCTGAAAAAGAGATCTCAGGAGTCTGTGCATGATAGAGATCAGTCTTTCGTGTGAAGTAACCCACGAGGATGGCATGTCCTcggacaggggcacccaacgagaacatAGTTCAAAACCAGTTAGACATAGCatcgttaaacgtattttagtatttaaacggtaaatataggcatatttttattccctaaaaatttttcatctgttcggatttcctgctgaaagtctagtgatccgaaaattatagggatcaaaacttaccttttcgaaaatttcagccagaaagaaggctcccgaaaattctaggtgacctttttagggtaaaatatccgttaaaaatgggcaatcaataccattttttagatgttcgaaaatccgaGGACAGGCAGggaagcaagaaattttacaacaaatgttccgaaaattctagatctcaaatcgtcttccgaacagacattttccgaaaattgacgttgggtgcccctgttcggACGCTGAGTGATCGACCCCGAATCACTGTTACGACAAAAGCCAAAGTGCGGGCAGCCGACCAAGGTTTCAAACCACCGAATGACCGGCGGCATGTCTTAGGCAACAGCCCAGTGCCCAGGGCACatttccctggctttgggtaggacccaaagccagggaaatGCGCCCTGGCGACGAGGTTGTGTCTTaggcacccattttaaacagcgctGATAACTTCAACATTATTGAAGTCTACTCACTGatttcaccccccccccccccctccccccccccttcaactataaataaagtaattattttaaaatgattagcATTTCAATTACCTTTCATAACTTTTAAAGGGAGAAAACTCGGGTTTTGCTCTTGAAAACTGAATTACCGGACTACTGGTCAATTCAGTAGTAGATTGCAAACTTTGACCAGCTGCTGGTCATATAGACACGACGAAAGAACAGTTAGTGGCATTTACGTTGCAAATTTCTATATGTCAGAGCTGGATTTAGACATTTCCCCCTATTGATtttaattaagtgaagctatgatcttcgcagttatgaatgcaatttttacaattgcgtagagaagcctgaaaaattcaggatttcaacggggtttgaacccgcgacctcgcgattccggtgcgacgctcttaccaactgagctatgaaaccactgacgttgggagctggtcatttgtgggttctaatggtcccgtgaggaatgaatcaatcaatcaaccgtgaggaatgaatcaatgatgaaatgaataccatttcatcattgattttaaTTAGCAGGATATTTTCAgaataaaaaagttttttttagagTAAGAACAAGGAACtaaattttaataatattgttcaaTGGGAAGAAGCGATGGCGCAGTAAGGTGCTGCTGTCTCtattaaagaaaacaatgaaagcaaggtaacaccaaaacaccaacctgatgtggccaacacatcacgcatgcgcacaactatttcacccggtcaattagcagccatggacagctgtttcggccttgctgggcctcatcTATTACAGACATGTTTTGGAGGCCAATTTACTTTGACctaaatttaatttagtttatttcGGTTCCACCCCCTAGGAGGTGAGCGTTACAAAACCGACTGAAAGCTTCCATTAATGGTGTGCCCTTTAAGGCCCTAGCAAACGTCTTTTCAGCATTTGCTTGTTGAACAGCAATGTCAAAAATCGTTTGTCACCCCCCTTTCAACCTTGTTGAGCCACgctgaatcgaagttgaatcgatgttgaatgcgTTTAAATGCGTTTAATCTTTGCTTCAACAGCCATTCAACTCATTTCTTTTCAATGTTAcagcgaatgttgaatgaagttgctatccactttcaacattgttacaggtatgcgcgtgcgcactgaTCGGTCTTTCAATGACGTATTTATGttcgtatccatagtaacaaccgcggactgaataccaggcctctgCGGAAGCTTtcttgaatcaaatgttgatgatgtgttgaaaccgtttggcATCCAAGCGACCAACATCGgccaacatcgttcaacatcgttcagcATCGGCCAATATCGtccaacatcgttcaacatcggCCAACATCGTCCAACATCGTTTAAcattgttcaacaaaatcgaagcCGTTTTCCCGGGCCAATAGACCGTACCCTTTATGACGTAACGCCTcgcaattcttttgttgagtgacTACTGAAACGTTGCATTCTGGTATTTATAGTAgtcactcaacaaaagaatttaGGTGCTGTACGTCATAAGGGGTAAGGCCTATTGGGCAGACTACAACACTGGAAACTCCATGAAATACTCCCTGCGAATAGTTGTTAAAATATTAGTCTCCAAGGTTATTTCGATGAACTTTCACATGAACTGGGAAACGTTGTTTGGCGAATTTATGCACCGAGTCATTGACCATCGAAAAATACATTTCGTGAATTTGACGTCTTTTCAAACCACATTATAAACACCATTATATTCATGGATTTATATTTCTTCAGGAACCATTTAATTGAAATAAGAACGTATTTCCTCCACTCAAAAGTTGTTTCATCGAGTATCACTTTGAAGAGGACACGCCCTGTTTTGCGTTTTCTTCGTGATGAAGTAATGGAGTGAGTACTTAGTGGaattattaaaagaaatatACCCTAAAAGATAAGAGTGTCTCACAATTCTTGACGCCGATTGAACTAATGAAGGCTAAAATGGCCGAAACTGCTGTGCCTGGCTTCCGGCCACTGCATAAGGGACATGACCTTAAGCACGCGTAAGGTACTAGCCACCGTAGCCAGACGGCCAATCTCGTCGCAGTGAAAGTCCATTTTGTTTTTAACCCTTGACAActactgttgtttcaaatttctgagtgTTGGTACACGTACCTTCACtgcgactgcgcataaattggaagtggccagtGGTGCTGACCACAAGAAAAgtggactctgggtacgaggttGCCATGTTGGGGTGTGTCGCCTGACCAAACTAAGTCAAAACTCTCGCTGTCCTATGTCATTGTGATCCTGAGGTCCACTCACATATTTTTATTACTTCTCTATCACTTTAAGATAAAGCGGTCGGGGAAACGAATTTGGGTGTGGGTGCGGCGGCAGAATGTTCCTTTTCCCAATCCGCTTCCTGAGGGCTCCTGTGGCAGTGTATTCTGTACAGAGGAGACTTCAATGAGAGGCGCGGTCTTCAATGTTAGACACAAAAATCTAATTTCCTCAGACAAGATCTTAGCCAAACTCATGGATTGTTCTTAATATGGACAGATATGGAATTGCCAAATCTCCCAGTCAAATACAAATTACTTAATGACCAATATCTTTGGAAAAAAATCGGCCGAAAGTTGGGATTATGTGGAGGATTGAGAGGTAATATGttctcaaacaaaaactttcacgGCTCAAATTGCTTCTATGAAAATCTCGATTACAGTTTATCACAGTATTCCTGAAATCATtgttatttcattgaaacactcGACTCGACTTACTGAAACGACTGTTTGTGATGCAATGAAACTACTCCCATTGTTTATGAagtacgtgaaaaagaattcgaGAGCATGTTCCGCTCCTAGCACTAAAGTAACCAATCTGATACAGGTACTCGCAGAACTCGCGGTGCGGCACGACATCTGCGACATCACAAAATATTGGCGGGAATTGCGTGGGAAGCAAGCGAAAGGGCACGTTGATGTGATTTTTCGCGTATTCTAGTCGATTACGATCGCTACTTAGTCCTTAGCCGGTCAAGAGTAACATATTTTGGCAAGAAAACATCACTTAGTCATACTGAGAATATTTAAAGTATTTATAGTGGCTTGCAGTGATGGGAAGTATTTTCAGATAACCTTTTGGCTCCGCATGCCAATTGGTGATTTTAAAGTCTTTTAAGATTGATTTCACTATAACAAACAACAAACGCGCCGATTGTAAACACTAGTTGCCATTTTAAACAACGTTTGTTGAGAAAGACTCCTTTATTATTCAAGAACAGCGGGGTTTGAAGAATAAATATTGGCCTTCAAAAAACCGACGATTACTGACAGAAAATGTAAAACACGCGATATCCAACTGAAGGACAATATCAAGGAGCCCTCTAATAGGAACAATCTAAGTTAAAGTCGGTGACACTCAAGTTTGTCTAAGGTTTGAATTGGGTCGTGTCGTGTGAAAGACAACAATTGCAGATTTCATGATGAAAACGTGGTTTAAAGGTCCCTTGCTTCCGAGCAAACCAAGTTTCAAATTCAGGAAACTAAAGGTACGTTGTTCATTTAATTAAATTTACGTTCACATTTTCAACAAAGATATAAACTCCTCCGCACCGTAATTTGTATCCGAAAATTGTTTACTGTGCGCCTTAGTAAAACGATGCCGGCGCCCGCTATATGTTCAACAGCGTCAAAGTCGACGTCCGTGACACTTCAAGGGTGAGAAattaaacaaatacaaaaaaccCTCTAAAGTTAAGAAATAACACAGAAGAAAAAATGAGTGTAGGACTTTTAAAAGGTGGATCAGAGTGATTTGCGACAGCTAGCACAAGAAGGTGCAATTGTGTGATATTAAGAGGCTGTTGACGTTGATTCACGGTGTCAAATCACGACACGTGTCTAAACATCACGAATGATGAAACGTCTGGTAAATTCCGGCAAGTTTTTGTTGGAAATGATTCATAAGTTTAAGGTGCAGGAACTAAGCTATGAACAATTTATTTGGCACTTCCTTGTCATCAGTCTGCAGAAGAGTAAAACTTGCAAGTATTTGTTTGGGCAAAACTAAATATTCGAGTTTGATCGGGTTTGTGACTTGACTTAAAGACAAGCAAAAGACTAATTTTATCCTAGCCTAATTTGGGGGAATCAGGAATCATGAACACGAAATCTTCGGGGCcagcgaaaaaaaaatgctcgaaTTGTTTTGTCAGTCTTAATCTCTTATCCTATTACATTGATTAATTCGGTTTTCACAAAACACCTACATAGGGAAATATGCATTTATAACCCGGACGTGCAAGCATTTATTTCACTCATTCTGCAAGCCCGGCTGAAACAATCGAGGGAAGATTAAGCAGTGATAATTTGCAAAGATCCTAATTAGATTCTGAAGACTTTGAGAAACACAATGGGTTGGACGGCTTTTTGCCCGTGCAAGGTAAATATCTTCCTCATATTTTATTATGTAAAAATGAAGCAAATGATCGTGTCAAATCATATTTTACATAAAGCACGCTTGTAATGTTATCTAAACGAGACATTTTCATTTATGCCAAGCAACTAAAACCTCAGCAATATCTACGCCTGATTTAACGAAATTTCGTATAAAAAAAGAACTATTTGCTTTGTTCATAATCTTCCTCTACTATGCCTTGTTAAATGATTTCGTCACCGCGATATTTCATGAAAAGAGAGCACAGGCCACTAGAAAATATCGCACATCGCCGGCATAGCTAGATTTCCACATAT
The genomic region above belongs to Montipora capricornis isolate CH-2021 chromosome 5, ASM3666992v2, whole genome shotgun sequence and contains:
- the LOC138049787 gene encoding uncharacterized protein, which translates into the protein MPASYETLNKKPRPTGEPPFTLKDLKAVVPPQCFERSTLRSFSYVAWDVSLAWLFYWCTGHFDHPYLPSWASYVLWPLYWVCQGCVCTGVWVLAHECGHYAFSDSKTINDITGLVLHSALLVPYHSWRISHAKHHRSTNDMDHDEVFVPSTKAEFGEASVAALSSTSNILNLLKVSLLGWPGYLLLHVTGRKYHTHTDHFNPNSPIFSGRDYRDVVISDIALVAWMGVLGYMAYLNSFMWLLKVYIIPYLIVNFWLVFITDLQHSDAAVPHYRGKEWNWLKGALCTIDRDYGILNHVFHHIGDTHIAHHLFSYMPHYHAVEATEHVKKVLGEYYYKETTSIFKSFWLTQKYCRYVDNVGDILWYKHD